A single genomic interval of Camelina sativa cultivar DH55 chromosome 11, Cs, whole genome shotgun sequence harbors:
- the LOC104728019 gene encoding uncharacterized protein At4g15970-like, with translation MEAYSRCLEVHPRRCYLMKTAGIDFAGDKVFMTPDYLKMMWRRIEFLGTLLKLGYNFIFTDIDIMWLRDPFPRLSKDVDFQIACDRFNGDNNDIYNNVNGGFTFVQANPRTIDFYNYWYSSRLRYPGKHDQDVFNKIKSSWYTAKTGLKIRFLDTKYFGGFCERGRDLDNVCTMHANCCVGLENKIKDLRQVLVDWENYLSAAKTVDGQKITWRDPENCKKPWW, from the exons ATGGAGGCCTATTCTCGGTGCTTGGAGGTCCATCCCCGTCGCTGTTATCTCATGAAAACCGCCGGAATCGATTTCGCTGGCGATAAGGTGTTCATGACCCCGGACTATCTCAAAATGATGTGGCGTCGTATAGAGTTTTTGGGTACGTTGTTAAAGCTCGGATATAACTTCATCTTCACG GACATAGATATAATGTGGCTCCGAGATCCATTTCCTCGTTTATCTAAAGATGTAGATTTCCAAATCGCATGTGACCGTTTTAATGGAGATAATAACGACATCTACAACAATGTCAATGGTGGTTTCACTTTTGTTCAAGCCAATCCACGAACCATTGATTTCTACAACTATTGGTACTCGTCGAGGTTGCGATATCCGGGTAAACACGATCAAGACGtgttcaataaaataaaaagcagtTGGTACACAGCAAAAACTGGACTCAAAATTCGGTTTCTCGACACGAAATACTTCGGAGGATTTTGCGAGCGAGGCCGGGATTTGGATAATGTTTGTACAATGCATGCCAATTGTTGTGTGGGACtagagaataaaataaaagatttgagaCAAGTGCTTGTGGATTGGGAGAATTATTTATCTGCAGCTAAGACAGTTGATGGTCAAAAAATAACATGGCGAGACCCGGAGAATTGCAAGAAGCCGTGGTggtga
- the LOC104723545 gene encoding bifunctional epoxide hydrolase 2 isoform X1, with protein MDLLTFDHSFVKVNGITMHVAEKSPSVSGNGALDGVINRPPVILFLHGFPELWYTWRHQMVALSSLGYRTIAPDLRGYGDTDAPERVDAYTSLHVVGDLIGLIDAVVGDREKVFVVGHDWGAIIAWHLCLLRPDRVKALANLSVVFDPWNPKRKPISMFRSFYGDDYYICRLQECGEIEAEFAKLGTERALLEFLTYRSPGPILLPKGKRYDDHVSLPSWLTDCDVKYYVSKYEKNGFTGPVNYYRNMDRYILCYSRIHSGHRCTRIYIFERTWELMGSLSKAQVKVLVKFVIGDQDLTYHIPGTKKYIHDGRFKSHVPLLDEVVVIEGVGHFLHEERPDEISKHIHDYFGSF; from the exons ATGGATCTTCTTACGTTTGATCATAGTTTTGTGAAGGTCAATGGAATCACTATGCACGTCGCCGAGAAAAGTCCTTCCGTCTCCGGAAACGGAGCTTTGGACGGAGTGATCAATCGTCCTCCGGTGATACTTTTCCTCCACGGGTTCCCAGAACTATGGTACACGTGGCGGCATCAGATGGTGGCACTCTCGTCGTTAGGTTACCGTACCATAGCGCCGGACTTACGGGGTTACGGAGACACCGACGCGCCGGAGAGAGTGGACGCGTACACAAGTCTCCACGTGGTCGGAGATCTGATTGGGTTGATCGACGCAGTGGTCGGAGATCGGGAGAAAGTGTTCGTGGTGGGACACGATTGGGGCGCAATAATCGCGTGGCATCTCTGTCTTCTTCGACCTGATAGGGTTAAAGCTCTGGCTAACTTGAGTGTGGTGTTTGATCCTTGGAATCCTAAGAGGAAACCAATCTCCATGTTTAGATCTTTCTATGGAGATGACTACTACATCTGCAGGTTGCAg GAATGTGGGGAAATAGAGGCGGAATTTGCTAAACTTGGCACGGAAAGAGCTCTGTTAGAGTTCTTAACATATCGTAGTCCTGGCCCTATTCTCTTACCTAAAGGGAAACGCTATGATGATCATGTTTCACTTCCCTCTTGGCTAACTGATTGTGATGTCAAGTACTATGTATCCAAGTACGAGAAGAATGGCTTCACTGGACCAGTAAACTACTACCGTAATATGGACCGGTATATTCTCTGCTACTCGCGAATTCATTCAGGACATAGATGCACTCGCATATATATCTTTGAGCG AACATGGGAGCTGATGGGGTCACTATCAAAAGCTCAAGTGAAAGTTCTGGTTAAGTTCGTAATCGGGGACCAAGATTTGACCTATCACATTCCCGGCACCAAGAAGTACATCCACGATGGCCGGTTTAAGAGCCACGTACCATTGTTGGACGAAGTTGTGGTAATAGAAGGCGTTGGTCATTTTCTCCATGAGGAAAGGCCTGACGAGATAAGCAAACACATCCACGACTATTTTGGAAGTTTTTAG
- the LOC104723545 gene encoding bifunctional epoxide hydrolase 2 isoform X2, with product MDLLTFDHSFVKVNGITMHVAEKSPSVSGNGALDGVINRPPVILFLHGFPELWYTWRHQMVALSSLGYRTIAPDLRGYGDTDAPERVDAYTSLHVVGDLIGLIDAVVGDREKVFVVGHDWGAIIAWHLCLLRPDRVKALANLSVVFDPWNPKRKPISMFRSFYGDDYYICRLQECGEIEAEFAKLGTERALLEFLTYRSPGPILLPKGKRYDDHVSLPSWLTDCDVKYYVSKYEKNGFTGPVNYYRNMDRTWELMGSLSKAQVKVLVKFVIGDQDLTYHIPGTKKYIHDGRFKSHVPLLDEVVVIEGVGHFLHEERPDEISKHIHDYFGSF from the exons ATGGATCTTCTTACGTTTGATCATAGTTTTGTGAAGGTCAATGGAATCACTATGCACGTCGCCGAGAAAAGTCCTTCCGTCTCCGGAAACGGAGCTTTGGACGGAGTGATCAATCGTCCTCCGGTGATACTTTTCCTCCACGGGTTCCCAGAACTATGGTACACGTGGCGGCATCAGATGGTGGCACTCTCGTCGTTAGGTTACCGTACCATAGCGCCGGACTTACGGGGTTACGGAGACACCGACGCGCCGGAGAGAGTGGACGCGTACACAAGTCTCCACGTGGTCGGAGATCTGATTGGGTTGATCGACGCAGTGGTCGGAGATCGGGAGAAAGTGTTCGTGGTGGGACACGATTGGGGCGCAATAATCGCGTGGCATCTCTGTCTTCTTCGACCTGATAGGGTTAAAGCTCTGGCTAACTTGAGTGTGGTGTTTGATCCTTGGAATCCTAAGAGGAAACCAATCTCCATGTTTAGATCTTTCTATGGAGATGACTACTACATCTGCAGGTTGCAg GAATGTGGGGAAATAGAGGCGGAATTTGCTAAACTTGGCACGGAAAGAGCTCTGTTAGAGTTCTTAACATATCGTAGTCCTGGCCCTATTCTCTTACCTAAAGGGAAACGCTATGATGATCATGTTTCACTTCCCTCTTGGCTAACTGATTGTGATGTCAAGTACTATGTATCCAAGTACGAGAAGAATGGCTTCACTGGACCAGTAAACTACTACCGTAATATGGACCG AACATGGGAGCTGATGGGGTCACTATCAAAAGCTCAAGTGAAAGTTCTGGTTAAGTTCGTAATCGGGGACCAAGATTTGACCTATCACATTCCCGGCACCAAGAAGTACATCCACGATGGCCGGTTTAAGAGCCACGTACCATTGTTGGACGAAGTTGTGGTAATAGAAGGCGTTGGTCATTTTCTCCATGAGGAAAGGCCTGACGAGATAAGCAAACACATCCACGACTATTTTGGAAGTTTTTAG
- the LOC104728021 gene encoding DNA-directed RNA polymerases IV and V subunit 4, with translation MSEKGGKGLKSSLKSKDGGKDGNSTNPKKGRKIHFDQQGTPAPNYKMLNGSDQPFQSSAPKGGKGDKPTKSSKSSLHSFDLKDLPENAECMMDCEAFQILDGIKGHLVGLSEDPSIKIPVSYHRAVAYVESCVLYSNPQSVRQALEPLKTHGISDGEMCMIANASPDTVDEVLAFIPSLKAKKEVLNQPLQDALVELSKLKKSE, from the exons ATGTCAGAGAAAGGAGGCAAAGGGCTCAAATCCTCTCTCAAATCCAAAGATG GAGGGAAGGATGGGAACTCAACAAACCCCAAGAAGGGTAGAAAAATCCACTTTGATCAACAAG GGACTCCAGCACCTAATTATAAGATGCTCAACGGTTCTGATCAACCATTTCAGAGTTCTGCTCCTAAAGGTGGCAAAGGAGACAAACCTACCAAGTCTAGCAAAAGCTCTCTCCACTCGTTTGACCTCAAAG ATCTTCCTGAGAATGCTGAATGCATGATGGATTGTGAAGCTTTTCAGATATTAGATGGAATTAAGGGACATTTGGTTGGGTTGTCTGAAGACCCTTCCATTAAAATTCCTGT GTCGTATCACAGAGCAGTGGCTTATGTGGAGAGTTGTGTTCTTTACTCAAACCCTCAATCTGTCAGACAAGCTCTTGA ACCTCTGAAAACACATGGTATCTCTGATGGCGAG ATGTGTATGATTGCAAATGCTTCTCCAGATACCGTGGATGAAGTTCTTGCCTTTATTCCATCGCTGAAG GCTAAAAAAGAGGTGCTCAATCAACCCCTACAAGACGCACTGGTGGAGCTATCCAAACTGAAGAAATCGGAATGA
- the LOC104728020 gene encoding acylpyruvase FAHD1, mitochondrial-like yields the protein SVYQFSFVLKHISSLHSLFQAAGLPWTLAKGQDTFTPISSVLPKAMVHDPDNLELWLKVDGETRQKGVTKDMIFKVPYLISYISSIMTLYEGDVILTGTPEGVGPVKIGQKITAGITGLSEVQFDVERRVKPLSS from the exons TCTGTTTATCAGTTTAGTTTTGTGCTTAAACATATATCGTCTTTACATTCTCTTTTTCAGGCAGCTGGTCTCCCATGGACGCTTGCTAAAGGACAAGATACCTTCACTCCTATCAGCTCTGTT CTGCCAAAGGCGATGGTGCATGATCCTGACAATCTAGAACTTTGGCTTAAG GTTGATGGTGAAACAAGACAGAAGGGTGTGACAAAAGATATGATCTTTAAGGTCCCGTACCTCATCAGCTACATAAGTTCTATAATGACCCTTTACGAAGGAGATGTCATCTTGACAG GCACACCAGAAGGTGTTGGACCTGTAAAGATAGGTCAGAAGATAACGGCCGGGATCACTGGTTTATCTGAAGTTCAATTCGATGTGGAAAGGCGTGTGAAGCCCTTGAGCTCGTAG
- the LOC109124767 gene encoding DNA-directed RNA polymerases IV and V subunit 4-like, whose translation MSEKGGKGLKSSLKSKDGGKDGNSTNPKKGRKIHFDQQGTPAPNYKMLNGSDQPFQSSAPKGGKGDKPTKSSKSSLHSFDLKDLPENAECMMDCEAFQILDGIKGHLVGLSEDPSIKIPVLFSTTIYINQNHGFEVLDEE comes from the exons ATGTCAGAGAAAGGAGGCAAAGGGCTCAAATCCTCTCTCAAATCCAAAGATG GAGGGAAGGATGGGAACTCAACAAACCCCAAGAAGGGTAGAAAAATCCACTTTGATCAACAAG GGACTCCAGCACCTAATTATAAGATGCTCAACGGTTCTGATCAACCATTTCAGAGTTCTGCTCCTAAAGGTGGCAAAGGAGACAAACCTACCAAGTCTAGCAAAAGCTCTCTCCACTCGTTTGACCTCAAAG ATCTTCCTGAGAATGCTGAATGCATGATGGATTGTGAAGCTTTTCAGATATTAGATGGAATTAAGGGACATTTGGTTGGGTTGTCTGAAGACCCTTCCATTAAAATTCCTGT ACTGTTTTCAACCACcatttatataaaccaaaatcatgGATTTGAGGTTCTGGATGAAGAGTGA
- the LOC104723548 gene encoding acylpyruvase FAHD1, mitochondrial-like: MATSMIQRMFKQGTKIVCVGRNYAAHAKELGNAVPKEPVIFLKPTSSYLENGGTIEIPHPLDSLYHEVELALVIGQKARDVPESIAMDYIGGYAVALDMTARELQASAKAAGLPWTLAKGQDTFTPISSVLPKAMVHDPDNLELWLKVDGETRQKGVTKDMIFKVPYLISYISSIMTLYEGDVILTGTPEGVGPVKIGQKITAGITGLSEVQFDVERRVKPLSS, encoded by the exons ATGGCGACGTCGATGATACAGAGGATGTTCAAGCAAGGCACCAAGATCGTCTGCGTCGGCCGTAACTACGCCGCTCACGCCAAAGAACTAGGCAACGCCGTCCCCAAG GAACCAGTTATATTCTTGAAGCCAACATCATCCTACTTAGAAAACGGAGGAACGATTGAGATACCACATCCTTTGGATTCACTTTACCATGAAGTGGAACTTGCTTTAGTTATTGGACAGAAGGCTAGAGATGTACCTGAATCTATTGCTATGGATTACATCGGAG GATATGCCGTTGCTCTTGATATGACTGCTCGGGAACTCCAAGCGTCTGCCAAG GCAGCTGGTCTCCCATGGACGCTTGCTAAAGGACAAGATACCTTCACTCCTATCAGCTCTGTT CTGCCAAAGGCGATGGTGCATGATCCTGACAATCTAGAACTTTGGCTTAAG GTTGATGGTGAAACAAGACAGAAGGGTGTGACAAAAGATATGATCTTTAAGGTCCCGTACCTCATCAGCTACATAAGTTCTATAATGACCCTTTACGAAGGAGATGTCATCTTGACAG GCACACCAGAAGGTGTTGGACCTGTAAAGATAGGTCAGAAGATAACGGCCGGGATCACTGGTTTATCTGAAGTTCAATTCGATGTGGAAAGGCGTGTGAAGCCCTTGAGCTCGTAG
- the LOC104723550 gene encoding dynein light chain 2, cytoplasmic gives MSDGRRKKSVNGGGAPAQTISDDRRSSLPELEASPPAGKRAVIKSADMKEDMQKEAIEIAVSAFEKYSVEKDIAENIKKEFDKKHGATWHCIVGRNFGSYVTHETNHFVYFYLDQKAVLLFKSG, from the exons atgagtgacgggaggaggaagaagagcgTGAATGGAGGAGGTGCACCGGCACAAACTATCTCCGATGATCGGAGATCTAGTCTTCCGGAACTCGAAGCTTCTCCACCGGCTGGGAAACGAGCTGTTATCAAGAGTGCTGATATGAAAGAAGATATGCAGAAGGAAGCTATCGAGATCGCCGTCTCC GCATTTGAGAAGTACAGTGTGGAGAAGGATATAGCTGAGAATATAAAGAAGGAGTTTGACAAGAAACATGGTGCTACTTGGCATTGCATTGTTGGTCGCAACTTTG GTTCTTATGTAACGCACGAGACAAACCATTTCGTTTACTTCTACCTCGACCAGAAAGCTGTTCTGCTCTTCAAGTCTggttaa